The Treponema sp. OMZ 790 genome includes the window GACAGAATGCAGATTCAGGTTGAAGTTTCTCAGCTCGTTGCCGAAGTTGACCGAATTGCAAGTTCAGCCCAATTTAACGGTATGAACATGCTTACAGGCCGCTTTGCCAGAGCAACAGGTGAAAATGTTGTTACCGGTTCAATGTGGTTCCACATTGGTGCAAACATGGATCAGAGAATGCGCGTATACATTGGAACAATGTCTGCAGCAGCTCTCGGAATCCGAAATATCGGTGATGAATCAATCATGACAATCGAAACAGCTGATGCTGCAAACATGAGCATCGGAACAATCGATGAAGGTCTTAAAAAGATCAACAAGCAAAGAGCCGACCTCGGCGCTTACCAGAACAGAATGGAGTTGACGGTTGTAGGTATCGATATCGCTGCCGAAAACCTCCAAGCCGCAGAGTCAAGAATTCGTGATGCCGATATGGCAAAACAGATGGTTGAATACACCAAAAACCAGATTTTGTCAAATACCGGTACTGCAATGCTCGCTCAGGCTAACAACAACAGCCAGCTTGTAATGTCTCTTTTAAGGTAACAAATTTGTAAAATACTCTTGTATTTTTTTAATTATAAGAGTATAATGAGTTAAGCGTGAAGGGGATTTCCCCTGCACGCTTAAGCGATCTTTGAAAAAATGCCCCCTTGAGGGGCGGCCCTTATGAAGCCCTGTATCACAGTATTATTAGCAGTTTGAAGAAAATTGTTAATAATACTGTGTTTATAATTTGTATAAAAGGCGCTAAATTTTATGCATTATTATAAAATACAGGAATATTTTTCAGCAAAGGATGCTGAACTATAGGACTTCAGGGAGGGTCATATGATTATTAATCACAATATGAGTGCAATGTTTGCACAGAGACAGGGAGGAGTCAACGAACTTCATCTCGCAAAAAACATCGAAAAACTTTCCAGTGCGGAAAGAATCAACCGTGCAGGTGACGATGCTTCCGGTTTAGCCGTATCCGAAAAGATGCGCAGCCAGATCAGAGGTTTAAACCAAGCCGGACAGAACATTCAAAACGGTGTTTCTTTCATTCAAGCAACGGAAGGTTATCTAGGTGAAACTACAGATATAGTTCAGAGATTAAGAGAATTGGCTATCCAAGCCTCAAACGGTATTTATTCTGCAGAAGACAGAATGCAGATTCAAGTCGAAGTTTCGCAGCTTGTTGACGAAGTAGACAGAATCGCAAGTCATGCTCAGTTCAATGGAATGAATATCCTTACAGGCCGCTTCGCACAGGATTCCGTATCGGGACCCATGCAGCTCCATGTCGGTGCAAATATGGATCAAAGAGAAAAGATCTATATAGGAACAATGACAGCTACAGCACTCGGTATTATTGGAGAGCAGCAGGGCGGAGAAGACAAGATGATTTCTATGTCTTCAGTAGACGGTGCAAACATGGCATTGGGAACCCTTGATAATGCTCTTAAACAGATTAACAAGCAGCGTGCAGACCTGGGTGCATACCAGAATAGGTTTGAAATGGCATATAACGGTATAGCAATTGCTTCCGAAAATATGCAGGCTGCCGAATCAAGAATCCGAGATGCAGATATGGCTAAGGAAATTGTAGACTATACAAAGAACCAGATCTTGATCCAGTCAGGAACTGCTATGTTGGCACAAGCCAATGCACAGCCTCAGGCTGTTATTAGGCTTCTTCAATAACGAAGCAGATCTTGTAAAGGCCGATAAAAGAGATAACCGGATGTCATCTCTTGAAGTTAAAAGCCTTTAGAATTTTTAGGAAGATGAAGATGCGCCCTTCTTCTTCCTTTTTTTTACTGCTAAGAGTTGATGCTTAAAACGTTATAACTATATTTAGATGTCACGGATGATGTCTATTTTAAAGCCAAGGAGGTTTTTTATGAGTATAGAAGTAAACGGCATAGGGCACCAAGCAGCATTACAGCAAAGACGTGATACCGTGATTAACGGCTCAATGCGGGCTGCATCCGATGCAATAGCACAAAACGAAGCTGCCGAACAAGCCGAAAATCAAAAGAAGCTGGTGGACCCGAATGAAATCTCAAAAGCTGTTGCACAAATCCAAAAATTATGTGAGATGTGCGATCGTAAATTACAATTTAGAGTAAACAAAGAAACAAACCGTATAGTCATTAAGGTAATAGACGCAAATACCGACAAGGTAATCAGGGAAATTCCATCCGAAGAAATACAAAGACTGCAAGCAAGAATACGCGAAACGGTCGGCCTTTTATTTGACGAAACAATCTAGTCGGAAATTTTCCCTTTTTTAGGTATTAGAAAAAACAGGGGTTTAAATGTCCGATTTAAGTATACCGGGAGTCAATAGTCCATACGAAAAGCTTGTTGAAGCTTTGATTAAAAAGGAAAGAGTTCCTCGCGACAGAGAAGCCGAAAAACTTGAACGCCTGAAATTACAGGATGATTCGTGGAGGCAGGTCAATAAATTCTCTCTTGAAGTGCGCAATGCTGCAAGAGACCTATATTCTTTTAATAATCCTTTTGTAGAAAAAATAGCAGAATCCACTAATGAAAGATCCTTTACGGCTACAGCTTCCAGAGGAGCTAAGGATCAAAACGTAAAACTCAATATAGTTCAAGTTGCAGAAGCCGATAAATTTTTAAGCAGTGAAATTAGTAAAGACCTTCAAATAAAAAAAGGAAAATACACCTTCAAAGTGGGAGAAAAAAACATATCCGTAAATTGGAAGGGAGGAAAATATAAGGGCTTTATCGACCTTATAAACTCCAAGGCGAAGGAAATTTTAAACATAACCGAAATAAAAATAACGCCTGACACTAAGTCCCTTTTATTTTCATCCAATATAACCGGTGCAAATAACAGATTGGAATTTGCAGATGATGCCCTGCCCTTCGCTCTTGAGATGGGTCTTATCAAAAAAAACGATACATCGGCCATAAAAACCTCGGTCTCTTCAGTTGAAACTAAGCCCGAATCCTCACAAAAAATAAATTTTTCCGAAACCGTAAAAGCTAAAGGTCAATACGTAATGGAGCTTACCGTTTCGATGAAAGAGCCTACAAAACTTTCAGACAAAATTGAAGACAATGGAAACAAAATTTATGAACAAATAGGCTCAATATCATACAGAGGCATAGTAATACAAAATGAACCCTCAAAAGACGGCCTCGATAAAATGCAGAGCGCCGATAAACCTTCAGCTTCGGCATCGAAAACTGACATGAATATTTTAGCTTTAGAGTCAACAAGAGGAGTACTTATTCCCCTGCCCCCTCTTTCTAAAAATGCGGAAACACAGACAATTACAATTCCATTGGCCGAATACGGGGATGTAAAAGCTCTTGCAATAAACAATAATAACACCGATAAGGCTGTCTTTATCGAAAATATCAAAATATTCGATCCTAAGGCCGCCGGAGACTATGTTCCGGTAAACCCCGTTTCGACAGCGCAGGATGCAATAATCAACTTTGAAGGCATACAAATTAAAAGAGATAAAAACGATATAGACGACTTAATACCCGGAGTAACCCTTCATGCTCACGAAACTTCGGAAAAACAGGAAAAACTGACTATAAAACCCGATGTAGAGGCTGTCAAAAATGCGATTATCGAACTGGTAGCCAAATACAATCGTGTTTTTGCTCAAATAAACATATTGACCCAAAATAAGCCGGAAATAATCGAAGAGCTGACCTATCTTTCGGAAGCGGAAGTTGAAGATGCGCAAAAAAAATTAGGACTTATGTACAGCGACTCTACTCTGATGACATTAAAATCCAACTTGAGACAGACAATAAATACTCCATATAAGGCATCGGAGGATTCAAAAATATATATGCTGGCTCAACTTGGCGTTTCCACAAAATCCGATTCTTCAGGCGGCATAGATATGTCCCGTCTTAGAGGATATTTGGAGATTGACGAAAAAAAACTTGATGAAGCCTTAAACAACAATATGGAAGAAGTAAAACTGTTTTTCGGTTTTGATTCTGACGGAGATATTTTAATAGATTCCGGGCTTGCACACGCAATGTATGAATATATCGATCCTTATACACAAAGAGGCGGTATCTTCGGTGTAAAAACAGACTCCTTAAAACTAAAGATGGATTCTTCCCAAAAAAGAATAGAAAACTATGACAAAAAATTAGCCGAAAAAGAGCTGGCTCTTAAAAAGAAATACGGAATAATGGATGGAACCTTAAAAAGTTTACAAAAACAATCGCAGACAATGAAGAATTTTACCGATTCTCTAAAAAAAACTAAGGATGAATAAATGAACATAAAATTAAATGGACAGGAAATCGACTTAAAATTCGATACCGAAACAACAATAGGCGACGTACTAGGAAACATTGAAGAAGTATGCCGAAAGCAAAAAAATACGATAACGCAAGTATGTGCAGACGGTAAAGAATTGACTTTAAGCCAACTAGATGAGCTTTTTACAAAGTCTCTGCAAGAAGATATAACTATTGAGCTTTTTACCACAAGCGGAGATGACATTAAAGAACTTTTAAAAGAACTTGGTCAAATATTTATAAAAAATTCAGAAGAAATCGAACAAATTCCTATCAAAGTACAAACGGGAAACGATATGGAAGTTATCAAAACGATAGAAGAATTTTCGCTTAATTTGGCAAAACTTTATGAAACGGCAAAATTGTTTGATATTGCCGATATTCCGAACGATTTAAATTTCGGCGAGATGACATTAGGCGAATATCAAAAAGAAATATCGTCCAATTTGGATGCTATAATAAATGCAATTGAAGGTATCGACACCGTAGAAATATCGGACATTGCCGAATATGAATTGGCACCGCTTGTAAAAAAGTTAGGAAATGGTTTATTATCAATAAAAGCATAACCGGAGAATAAAAATGATTGTTTCTGAAATAAAAAATATCGAAAAAGAAGATACTCACATATATTATCGGCAAAAATATGTCGGAACAGCTATTTATACAATATTGGGCAAAGAGCAAAACGGAAAGGTTGAATTTTT containing:
- a CDS encoding flagellin, translated to MIINHNMSAMFAQRTQGVTNVRIGKDIEKLSSGLRINRAGDDASGLAVSEKMRSQIRGLNQASANASNGINFIQVAEAFLQETTDIMQRIRELAVQSSNGIYSAEDRMQIQVEVSQLVAEVDRIASSAQFNGMNMLTGRFARATGENVVTGSMWFHIGANMDQRMRVYIGTMSAAALGIRNIGDESIMTIETADAANMSIGTIDEGLKKINKQRADLGAYQNRMELTVVGIDIAAENLQAAESRIRDADMAKQMVEYTKNQILSNTGTAMLAQANNNSQLVMSLLR
- the fliD gene encoding flagellar filament capping protein FliD, producing MSDLSIPGVNSPYEKLVEALIKKERVPRDREAEKLERLKLQDDSWRQVNKFSLEVRNAARDLYSFNNPFVEKIAESTNERSFTATASRGAKDQNVKLNIVQVAEADKFLSSEISKDLQIKKGKYTFKVGEKNISVNWKGGKYKGFIDLINSKAKEILNITEIKITPDTKSLLFSSNITGANNRLEFADDALPFALEMGLIKKNDTSAIKTSVSSVETKPESSQKINFSETVKAKGQYVMELTVSMKEPTKLSDKIEDNGNKIYEQIGSISYRGIVIQNEPSKDGLDKMQSADKPSASASKTDMNILALESTRGVLIPLPPLSKNAETQTITIPLAEYGDVKALAINNNNTDKAVFIENIKIFDPKAAGDYVPVNPVSTAQDAIINFEGIQIKRDKNDIDDLIPGVTLHAHETSEKQEKLTIKPDVEAVKNAIIELVAKYNRVFAQINILTQNKPEIIEELTYLSEAEVEDAQKKLGLMYSDSTLMTLKSNLRQTINTPYKASEDSKIYMLAQLGVSTKSDSSGGIDMSRLRGYLEIDEKKLDEALNNNMEEVKLFFGFDSDGDILIDSGLAHAMYEYIDPYTQRGGIFGVKTDSLKLKMDSSQKRIENYDKKLAEKELALKKKYGIMDGTLKSLQKQSQTMKNFTDSLKKTKDE
- a CDS encoding flagellar protein FlaG, whose product is MSIEVNGIGHQAALQQRRDTVINGSMRAASDAIAQNEAAEQAENQKKLVDPNEISKAVAQIQKLCEMCDRKLQFRVNKETNRIVIKVIDANTDKVIREIPSEEIQRLQARIRETVGLLFDETI
- a CDS encoding flagellin, which codes for MIINHNMSAMFAQRQGGVNELHLAKNIEKLSSAERINRAGDDASGLAVSEKMRSQIRGLNQAGQNIQNGVSFIQATEGYLGETTDIVQRLRELAIQASNGIYSAEDRMQIQVEVSQLVDEVDRIASHAQFNGMNILTGRFAQDSVSGPMQLHVGANMDQREKIYIGTMTATALGIIGEQQGGEDKMISMSSVDGANMALGTLDNALKQINKQRADLGAYQNRFEMAYNGIAIASENMQAAESRIRDADMAKEIVDYTKNQILIQSGTAMLAQANAQPQAVIRLLQ